In Camelina sativa cultivar DH55 chromosome 16, Cs, whole genome shotgun sequence, a single window of DNA contains:
- the LOC104752005 gene encoding uncharacterized protein LOC104752005 has protein sequence MTKPRNLFRFCCLLMAFLFAYSASVQLNDPDWYFWFPLYTLACVVNLINCKRRISKSRRIKQMMVRTALGLGLFLLVKVVAEDVITEKVGVLSLDLTHRVVREKIGSGLVVASMVLQLQASSTKPIDFGMVAMVIFGYGIPFWFFTVMKGKIKI, from the exons ATGACAAAACCCAGAAACCTGTTTAGATTTTGCTGTCTGCTAATGGCGTTTTTGTTTGCTTATTCTGCATCTGTCCAGCTTAATGATCCTG ATTGGTACTTCTGGTTTCCTCTATACACACTTGCCTGTGTTGTTAACCTGATCAACTGCAAAAGAAGAATATCTAAGTCgagaagaatcaaacaaatgATGGTGAGAACAGCTTTAGGCTTGGGTCTGTTCTTGTTAGTTAAAGTTGTTGCAGAGGATGTGATAACAGAGAAAGTTGGAGTCTTGTCTTTGGATCTTACTCATAGAGTGGTTAGAGAGAAGATTGGAAGTGGTTTGGTCGTAGCTTCAATGGTTCTGCAACTACAAGCTTCTTCCACAAAACCCATTGACTTTg GTATGGTTGCAATGGTAATCTTTGGCTATGGAATTCCCTTTTGGTTCTTCACAGTTATGAAAGGAAAAATCAAGATTTGA